The following are from one region of the Betta splendens chromosome 15, fBetSpl5.4, whole genome shotgun sequence genome:
- the heatr5b gene encoding HEAT repeat-containing protein 5B isoform X2, which translates to MELAHSLLLNEDALAQITEAKRPVFIFEWLRFLDKVIVAENKVDVKEKQKKLVEQLTGLISSAPGPPTRKLLAKNLATLYSIGDTFTVFQTLDKCNDIIKSKDDTPAYLPTKLAAVACVGAFYQKMGRMLGSSFPDTINNLLKALKSAESQGRGEILLSLQKVLSGLGGAAASCHRDIYKNARSLLTDRSMAVRCAVAKCLLELQNEAVFMWTTELENVATLCFKALEGSNYGVRVVVAKLLGTVMATALMPKQAAVMRQNVKRATLEEVLELMATGFLRGGSGFLKSGGEMLKGGGSVSREVRVGVTQAYVVFVTTLGGQWLERNFATFLSHVLDLVSHPRATQTHVEAVYSRRCVSFMLRATLGGLLGEKAQIAAGKEICQAISKQMRAVEAVVNDISGENKAGAADVSASQHVMVCALKELGSLVQSLSATASPLIQEPSIGLLETVTSVLLHPSMAARLAAAWCLRCVAVALPYQLTPLLDRCAERINNLKSSPEAVSGYSFAMAALLGGVHQCPLGIPQSKGKLVVSIAEDLLRTAAQNSRLSLQRTQAGWLLLGALMTLGSSLVRYHLPKMLLLWRNVFPRSQKELEAEKARGDSFTWQVTLEGRAGALCAMRSFVAHCPELLTEDVIRRLMTPIECAMTMMSQVPAIIKVHGAHLKASAAMVRLRLYDILALLPPKSYEGSFNALLRELVAEFTLTDNSANTTTSLLRSLCHYDDSVLMGSWLQETDHKCIEDQLQPNSASGSGALEHDPSSIYLRIPVGEAIPGPLPLGVSVIDASVALFGVVFPHVSFKHRLQMLDHFAECIKQAKGVRQQAVQLNIFTAVLSALKGLAENKSTLGPEEVRKSALALVMGALDNPNPILRCAAGEALGRMAQVVGEATFIARMAQTSFDKLKSARDVVSRTGHSLALGCLHRYVGGIGSGQHLKTSVSILLALAQDGSSHEVQTWALHSLALIVDSSGPMYRGYVEPTLSLVLTLLLTVPPSHTEVHQCLGRCLGALITTVGPELQGNGATISTIRSSCLVGCAIMQDHSDSLVQAAAISCLQQLHMFAPRHVNLSSLVPCLCVHLCSSHLLLRRAAVACLRQLAQREAAEVCEYAMSLAKRAGDNTTINLNITETGLEGVLFGMLDRETDRKLCSDIHDTLGHMLSSLAVEKLSHWLKLCKDVLAATTDVGGAVAFEVEKDEEESEKKDEMDDDTMFTGLGEDDKSKPSVAPRWVTRVFAADCLCRIILLCENANKAHFDLAAARSAQAKNPKGDLLVLHLSDLIRMAFMAATDHSNQLRMAGLQALEDIIKKFASVPEPEFPGHVILEQYQANVGAALRPAFSPDTPSDITAKACQVCSTWIGSGVVSDLNDLRRVHNLLVSSLDKVQTGKGSSSQLYSESATTMEKLAVLKAWAEVYVVAMKIKKEAESKPSKPVRSGDDDEDEEDLGADVLPPDSLITLVQPELPSLSRLWLAMLRDYALLTLPAEFSSQLPPDGGAFYTPETIDTARLHYRSSWAPVLHAVALWLSSTGFGAGEEKEEMSSAPLKTPALPQGASSTTKTFEESAKDRMHLMLGVSIEFLCFPRPEEPIEHVMSCLQALCTLLESPCAKTHIAEDQQLAVELLNVLHRLLLTRDPPAVQLQVTAVVQETIRAAQDHLQRQRSSKDKEEEGKKDFQPSLGEGENTGELVPGKSLVFAAMELLVFILVRHLPQLNTRVKESPSHAPLRPQRLSDESAQLVANTVSILAELPSLCSPAGSMTILPTVLFLITGVLRETALKTSDNSVPVPVAAALQGIKTIITSALVRVESIHTQWTGLVRSSLASVLEYSQPDDSRPDMDQVSMLTAMTLFLLSANNELVGVTVLQKGCIDCFQNGLNSSDPWVQARCYQLLLSVFQHSSRALSTPYIHALAPLMVEKLKAVEFSRPGTAAELQAVQEGIRVLENLVSMGEEQNRVQLLALLVPTLVSYLLDENAISSAPQVSKGLHDFALQNLMWIGPLYPAAFKVVIGAAPELKTRLESAIRANQASSKAKAAARQAQPTVQTAPTIKLKKSFF; encoded by the exons ATGGAGCTGGCTCACAGTCTGCTGCTCAATGAGGATGCTCTGGCCCAGATTACTGAAGCCAAGAGGCCCGTCTTCATCTTCGAATGGCTCCGCTTCTTGGATAAAGTTATTGTGGCCGAGAATAAG GTTGATGTgaaagagaagcagaagaagctggtGGAACAGCTGACAGGCCTAATCAGCAGTGCCCCAGGTCCTCCAACAAGAAAACTGCTGGCCAAAAACCTTGCTACCCTCTACAGCATCGGCGACACTTTCACTGTTTTTCAGACTTTGGATAAAtgtaatgacatcatcaaaAGCAAGGACGACACACCTGCATACTTGCCTACAAAACT TGCTGCAGTGGCATGTGTTGGAGCTTTTTATCAAAAGATGGGCAGGATGCTGGGGAGCTCCTTTCCAGACACGATTAATAACCTATTGAAGGCCTTAAAAAGTGCAGAG TCACAAGGCAGAGGGGAGATCCTCCTTAGCTTACAGAAGGTGCTCAGTGGActgggtggagctgcagcatcatgtcACAGAGATATCTACAAGAATGCACGCTCGCTACTCACAGACAGGTCAATGGCTGTGCGCTGTGCAGTCGCAAAG TGCCTATTGGAGCTGCAGAATGAGGCAGTATTCATGTGGACCACAGAGCTGGAGAACGTAGCCACTTTGTGTTTCAAGGCCCTGGAGGGATCTAATTATGGTGTTCGAGTAGTAGTGGCCAAGTTGCTGGGGACCGTCATGGCTACTGCACTGATGCCCAAACAAGCAGCTG TGATGCGTCAGAATGTGAAGCGAGCTACTCTGGAGGAGGTGCTCGAGCTAATGGCTACAGGCTTTTTGCGTGGTGGATCTGGCTTCCTGAAGAGCGGAGGCGAAATGTTAAAGGGTGGTGGCTCTGTCAGCAGGGAGGTGCGGGTGGGCGTTACACAG GCctatgttgtgtttgtgactaCACTTGGTGGTCAGTGGCTGGAGCGCAACTTTGCCACCTTCTTGTCACATGTTTTGGACCTGGTATCTCACCCACGGGCCACCCAGACACATGTTGAGGCTGTGTACTCGCGCCGCTGCGTCTCTTTCATGCTACGCGCCACCCTGGGGGGTTTACTCGGAGAGAAAGCTCAAATCGCAGCAGGCAAAGAAATCTGCCAAGCCATCAGCAAGCAAATGAGGGCTGTGG AGGCAGTTGTGAATGACATCAGTGGTGAGAACAAAGCAGGGGCAGCTGACGTCTCTGCCAGTCAGCATGttatggtgtgtgcactgaaaGAGTTGGGAAGTCTAGTTCAGAGTCTGAGTGCCACAGCTTCCCCACTAATCCAGGAACCGTCCATAG GACTTCTTGAAACTGTGACTTCAGTGCTGCTGCATCCAAGCATGGCAGCTCGTTTGGCCGCTGCGTGGTGCCTGCGCTGTGTCGCCGTGGCACTGCCGTATCAGTTGACCCCACTGCTTGACCGCTGTGCAGAGAGAATAAACAACCTGAAGAGCTCACCTGAGGCTGTGAGTGGCTACAGCTTTGCCATGGCTGCCCTGCTGGGAGGGGTACATCAGTGTCCACTGGGTATCCCCCAGTCCAAAGGAAAG TTGGTGGTGAGTATAGCTGAAGACCTCCTGCGGACAGCAGCTCAGAATAGTCGACTGTCTCTTCAGCGCACACAGGCTGGATGGCTCCTGCTGGGCGCCCTCATGACCCTAG GTTCCTCCCTGGTGCGCTATCACCTCCCCAAGATGCTGCTCCTATGGAGGAATGTGTTTCCTCGCTCTCAGAAAGAACTGGAGGCAGAAAAGGCCAGAGGAGACTCTTTCACTTGGCAGGTCACCCTGGAGGGCCGAGCCGGAGCCCTGTGTG CCATGCGTAGTTTTGTGGCCCACTGTCCTGAGCTTCTCACAGAAGATGTGATCAGAAGACTGATGACTCCCATTGAATGTGCTATGACAATGATGTCTCA GGTCCCTGCCATCATAAAGGTCCATGGAGCTCACCTCAAAGCAAGTGCGGCGATGGTGAGGCTCAGGTTGTACGACATCCTGGCTCTTTTACCTCCTAAGTCCTATGAAG GTAGCTTCAACGCCCTTCTGAGGGAGCTGGTGGCTGAGTTCACTTTGACTGACAACTCGGCCAACACCACCACATCTTTGTTGCGTTCCCTCTGTCACTATGATGACAGCGTTCTCATGGGCTCCTGGCTACAGGAAACCGACCACAAATGCATAGAGGATCAG CTGCAGCCCAATAGTGCGTCTGGCAGTGGAGCGCTGGAGCATGATCCCTCCTCCATCTACCTGCGTATCCCTGTTGGTGAGGCCATTCCTGGGCCTCTTCCTTTGGGTGTGTCGGTTATTGATGCGTCAGTGGCCTTGTTTGGTGTGGTTTTCCCCCATGTCTCCTTCAAACACAG ACTGCAGATGCTAGATCACTTTGCAGAGTGCATCAAGCAGGCTAAAGGTGTTCGGCAGCAGGCAGTCCAACTGAACATCTTTACTGCAGTACTTAGTGCTCTCAAG GGCTTAGCAGAAAATAAGAGTACCTTGGGTCCTGAGGAGGTACGTAAGTCAGCCCTTGCCCTGGTGATGGGAGCGTTGGACAATCCAAACCCCATCCTACGCTGTGCTGCTGGAGAGGCACTGGGCAGGATGGCTCAGGTGGTGGGAGAGGCTACTTTCATTGCCAGAATGGCTCAGACCAGCTTTGACAA ACTGAAGTCGGCCCGCGATGTTGTTTCAAGGACAGGCCATTCGCTGGCTCTTGGCTGTCTACATCGATATGTTGGAGGAATTGGCTCTGGTCAGCACTTAAAGACCAGTGTCAGCATTTTATTGGCTCTGGCACAGGATGGATCCTCTCATGAGGTTCAG ACATGGGCTTTACACTCCCTGGCTTTGATCGTGGACTCCAGTGGTCCTATGTACAGAGGCTACGTGGAGCCCACTCTGTCCCTGGTGCTCACCCTGCTCCTCACTGTCCCCCCATCTCACACAGAAGTGCACCAGTGTTTGGGCCGCTGTTTAGGAGCTCTCATCACTACTGTAGGCCCAGAATTACAGG GAAATGGAGCCACTATCTCCACGATCCGCTCATCCTGCCTGGTTGGCTGTGCTATAATGCAGGACCACTCTGATTCCCTCGTACAGGCTGCTGCCATCTCATGTTTGCAACAGCTACACATGTTTGCACCACGACATGTCAACCTGTCCAGCCTGGTGCCCTGTCTCTGT GTGCACCTATGCagctctcacctgctgctgcggcgTGCTGCTGTCGCCTGCCTGAGACAACTTGCCCagagagaggctgcagaagTTTGTGAATATGCTATGAGCCTAGCAAAGAGAGCAGGAGACAACACTACCATCA ATCTGAACATCACAGAGACAGGACTGGAGGGTGTGCTGTTTGGAATGCTGGACCGTGAGACGGATAGGAAGCTGTGCTCTGATATTCATGACACATTAGGCCACATGCTGTCCTCTCTTGCTGTTGAAAAGCTTTCTCATTGGCTTAAACTTTGCAAGGATGTCCTGGCAGCAACTACAG ATGTGGGAGGAGCTGTTGCATTTGAGGTGGAAAAGGATGAGGAAGAATCAGAGAAGAAAGACGAGATGGATGATGACACCATGTTCACAGGCCTGGGTGAAGATGACAAGTCCAAACCCTCTGTGGCTCCACGCTGGGTTACACGGGTGTTTGCCGCTGACTGCTTGTGCCGCATCATCCTACTTTGTGAGAATGCAAACAAAGCACATTTTGACCTGGCAGCTGCTCGATCCGCACAGGCTAAGAACCCCAAAG GAGATCTGCTGGTGCTCCATTTGTCTGACCTCATCCGCATGGCCTTCATGGCAGCCACAGATCATAGTAACCAGCTGAGGATGGCTGGCCTTCAGGCCCTAGAGGATATCATTAAAAAGTTTGCATCTGTACCAGAGCCTGAGTTCCCAGGGCATGTTATCCTGGAACAATACCAGGCCAAT GTTGGAGCTGCACTCAGACCTGCATTTTCACCTGATACACCCTCTGACATAACAGCCAAGGCATGCCAg GTGTGCAGTACATGGATTGGAAGTGGTGTAGTCAGTGACCTCAATGACCTGCGGAGAGTCCACAACCTGCTTGTGTCATCTTTAGACAAAGTGCAGACTGGGAAAGGCTCATCTAGTCAACTGTACAGTGAAAGTGCAACCACAATGGAGAAACTGGCTGTGCTGAAGGCATGGGCTGAG GTGTATGTGGTGgcaatgaaaattaaaaaagaagcaGAGTCTAAACCCTCTAAGCCGGTCAGAAGTGGAGATGACGACGAAGATGAGGAGGATCTAGGCGCCGACGTGCTGCCACCCGATAGCCTCATCACCTTGGTGCAGCCGGAACTGCCTTCGTTGAGCCGCCTTTGGCTGGCTATGCTGCGAGACTATGCTCTGCTCACACTGCCGGCTGAGTTCTCCAGTCAGCTGCCCCCTGATG GTGGAGCATTCTATACTCCGGAGACTATAGACACAGCAAGGCTGCATTACCGCAGTTCATGGGCCCCTGTGCTGCATGCTGTGGCCCTGTGGCTGAGCAGCACTGGGTTTGGAGCTggtgaagaaaaagaagaaatgtcCTCGGCTCCTTTAAAGACTCCTGCCCTCCCTCAAGGAGCCTCCTCCACTACAAAAACCTTTGAGGAGTCTGCGAAAGACAGGATGCATCTTATGTTGG GTGTCAGTATAGAGTTTCTTTGCTTCCCACGTCCTGAGGAGCCCATTGAACATGTGATGTCCTGCCTGCAGGCACTGTGCACTCTGCTTGAATCCCCCTGCGCCAAGACCCACATTGCAGAGGACCAG cAGTTGGCAGTGGAGCTCCTCAATGTGCTTCACAGGCTGCTATTGACGCGGGATCCTCCTGCAGTACAGCTCCAAGTCACTGCAGTGGTACAGGAGACCATCAGGGCTGCACAGGATCATCTTCAGCgacagaggagcagcaaag acaaagaggaagaaggcAAGAAAGACTTCCAGCCCAGCCTAGGGGAAGGAGAAAACACAGGGGAGCTGGTCCCGGGAAAGTCTTTGGTGTTTGCAGCCATGGAGCTGCTTGTGTTTATCCTGGTCCGCCACTTACCACAGCTTAATACGCGTGTGAAGGAATCACCCAGCCATGCCCCACTCAGACCTCAACGACTCTCAGACGAAAGTGCACAGCTGGTGGCCAACACAGTTTCCATCCTGGCAGAGCtgccctccctctgctctcctgctg GAAGCATGACCATCCTACCTACAGTGCTCTTCCTAATCACTGGGGTACTGAGGGAGACTGCACTTAAGACTTCTGACAACTCTGTGCCTGTGCCGGTAGCAGCTGCCCTGCAGGGCATAAAGACCATCATAACCTCTGCACTGGTGCGGGTGGAgagcatacacacacagtggactGGACTAGTCAGGAGCAGCCTGGCATCTGTGCTCGAGTACTCACAGCCAG ATGATTCCAGACCTGATATGGATCAGGTCAGTATGCTGACAGCGATGACACTCTTTCTGCTCTCAGCCAACAACGAGCTTGTTGGAGTGACTGTCCTGCAGAAGGGCTGCATAGACTGCTTCCAGAATGGCCTCAATTCCAGTGATCCATGG GTTCAGGCCCGGTGTTACCAGCTGCTGTTGTCAGTGTTTCAGCACTCCAGCCGTGCTCTCTCTACCCCATACATCCACGCCCTGGCTCCACTCATGGTGGAGAAACTGAAGGCAGTGGAGTTTAGTCGGCCAGGTACTGCTGCCGAGCTGCAGGCTGTGCAGGAGGGCATTAGGGTTTTAGAGAACCTGGTCAGCATGGGTGAAGAACAGAACC gGGTTCAGTTGCTTGCTCTTCTTGTACCAACTCTCGTTTCCTACCTTTTGGATGAAAATGCCATATCCTCTGCGCCCCAAGTCTCCAAGGGCCTGCATGATTTTGCCCTTCAGAACTTAATGTGGATTGGTCCCCTCTATCCAGCTGCCTTCAAAGTAGTAATTGGTGCAGCACCTGAGCTTAAAACCCGCCTGGAATCTGCTATACGGGCAAATCAGGCAAGCAGCAAAGCCAAAGCTGCAGCCAGGCAAGCTCAGCCAACTGTGCAAACTGCACCAACCATCAAACTCAAGAAAAGCTTCTTCTGA